A stretch of DNA from Methylomicrobium lacus LW14:
AGGCCTAGATTCGCGTAAAAATCTTTCACATCGTGACTATTGAAAATTGAAATCTCATCTCTACTTTGCCACCAACGCTGTTGGCAGAGTTCAATCTACCATAGAATTTTTCGTTTCTTATTTATCGAGGCACGGAAGTATTCGTCCATTGGTTTATCAAGAGGCCGTCATTTTTGAGAAAAAGCGCTTGCCGTTGCAACGGGGCGCATAAGACGCAGGTGCTGAATTACCTGAAAGAGAAGGGAATGTGCTTGGATTTTCCGGTCAACTGTGGCCGCTATCCGAAAGCAACGGTTGAACAATGCGTAACATCAACCCGTCATACGTGTTATAAATATCCCCAAAAAAAGGAACGCTGCTATGGACTCAAGCTTACCCGGCAATTCATGCCATGATTGCAGACTAACCAATATTTGTTTGCCGCACGGACTGCAACAAAACGAAAAAAGGCAGCTTGCCAACATTGTGAATAACAGGCGGCCCTTGCATGTCGATGAATTTCTGTATTTTCAGGGCGGCGAATGTGAAAGCCTGTTTGCCGTTAAATCAGGCTCTTTTCGGAGTTTCATGGTAAATTCGGAAGGCGTCGAACAAACCATTGGCTTTTATTTGCCGGGGGAGTTGTTGGGTCTGGATTCATTGCAATACGGCCGCTTCACCTGTTCCTTAATCGCATTGGAAACGTGTTCGGTCTGTGAGTTGCCGTTATCTCGCCTGACCTCGCTATGTTCTGAAATTCCCGGCCTGCCGTTTCAGATGATGCGGGTCCTGGGCAAGGAAATTGCCTCCGATCACGATAAAATTCTGGCGCTGGGACATCGTTCCGCTCGGAGCAGAATCGCCGGCTTTTTGCTGACCTTATCAGGACGCTACGATGCGCTTGGGTTTTCCGCTACGGAGTTTAATCTGAGCATGCGCCGCCACGACATCGCAAATTTTCTCGGACTGACGAATGAAACGGTCAGTCGGCAATTCACGGATTTAAACAAACATGGCGTCATCACCGTTAAGCGGCGAGGCGTACTGATCAATGATCTGAATGCACTAAGATCGATCGTTGAAACCGGTTCGGCCGCTCCGTGCTAATTCCGGTACCGGATTGATATTACCGCTTCAATGGCATTGATGCGGTAATATCTGATTTTTCGTCGGTAAACGTTTATTTTTGCATTGCCGGCGCAGAACTTGAGCCGGCCGGTTTATTTGGACCTTTACCCATGTCGCCACAGGCAGCCAAGGTGACGAGGGCGAAAACGACCAAGAACAATTGACTTACAGTTTTCATAACTTTTCTCTTTGGAATGGATGAATACGGCCTTCTTCTCGGGGTCATCGACGGTCGGAAGAAAACTGGGTCCCTTAACGGGTGAAGCCATTGTTACACCTTTTCCAAATCGAAAATTGATCTGGATCAACAATACCGCAAATAGTCGACGATTCGTCCTGCATAGTCGCATTAGGCCATATGTAGGTGAACGACTGCAAATGCTTTTTACCCCGTCATGAAAGAGAATGATAGGCTTTTGGATAGATGAAGAAAGGGTGTATTATCAGCACATTAGCTAAATTTCTGAAGCGATGGAGGACAAAAGCCGAATTGTTAAAGTCGAAATGATTGCGTTTTAAAGCCCTAGTCAAATTGTCCTATTTTGTGGAGTTTAATAATGAAAAGAAGAAAACAACACGAACAAAAAACAGGAAGCTTTTTTAACGGAGGACCTAATTTAATTTTACGATCAGCCAAGCTGTTTGCGTGCCTATTGTATGCGCTGATGCTGGCCTTTGTCTTGCAGCAGCCGGTCTTTGCGCATCGCGGGGATCTGGATGATGTCGACCTGTGCAGGATCAAGATCGGTAACGAATGGATACATTTTGCGGCTTATACGCCGACACTATCCGAAAGTAAAAGCTATTGTAAATCGATCCCTAAGCTGGGCATGACCAACCTGGTTTTTGACTATGAAGGCAAACAACTGCGTCATGTCAGCATCGAGTTTGAAGTGACCAAGGAACCGGAAGGAACGCGGGTTTATTACCGGCCGCCGAGCACAACCAAGACCGGCACGGTTGAAGGCAGCGTCGATTTCAACCAATTCGGCCCCGGCGATTATCAGGCCCATGTTACCCTGATCGAGAATGACCAAAAAGTCGATACCCACATTCCTTTTTCGGTCGGCATCGAGGGCGACGAATCTTTTGACAACCTCAAAAAAAACTTGTTCACGATCGGAATCTGCGTCGTGATTTTGTATTTGTGCTACCGCTATGCGCGCGGCAAAGGCGATGAGCCTAAAAATGCCTGAACGAACCGCGTTTTTGTGATACACCGTGATCTTAGTTGATAGGATCGGCGGAACCAATGGAGGTGTCGCCTATCCTATCGTACAAATACATCTTATGGGCTTTGCGCTTAACGTTAAGATCGGATGACGGGTCAGGTTTTCGAAATCGCGTCAATTTCTAGTTGTCTGTTATCGATATATAGCATTTGTCCTTCTTAGGAGGTCGAACAGATATGAACTCTCCCATATATCCGGAAGACTGGCCGGATCTGGACAAGGCACTCTACCTACGTTCGATCAAACTCTTCAGCGCCGTCAAAAACTTGCTCAGCGTCAAACTAGAACTGTATGCCGACACGAAAGTGCTGCAAGGCGATATTTTTCTATTCAATCATTTCTCTCGCTTCGAAACCTTTATCCCGCAGTTTCTGATTTACGAAAACACCGGAACTTTCAGTTGCGCGATCGCCTCGGGCGAGTTCTTCAAGGAAAAGAATATGCTGTCGAACTATCTGCAACATGTCGGCGTTTATCCGCACGACCATCCGCGTTTATTCGCGATGCTGGCGGGACAGATATTGCGTGGACGCAAAGTCATTATTTTCCCGGAAGGCGGGATGATCAAAGACCACCGTGTCATCGATAAGACAGGCGAATATAACATTTATTCGCGCATGACCGGACACCGGCGCAAACTGCATACCGGAGCCGCGGTGTTGGGGCAGGGTGTGGAAGCCATCAAAGTGGCTATACGCCATGCTTTTGATGAAGGTCGGCTTGAGCGTTTGCTGCACTGGCAGGAGCAGCTGCAATTCGACAATCTGAATGAGCTGTTGGCAGCTGCACACAAGCCGACGGTGATTGTGCCTGCCAACATTACGTTCTACCCGATCCGCGCTTCGGAAAACCTGTTGTTCAAAAGCGTCGAACAGATCTCGGGCGGCTTGAGCTTACGCCAATCGGAAGAATTGCTGATCGAAAGCAACATCCTCCTCAAAGACACCGATATGGATATCCGGATGGGAAAACCAGTTAACCCCTGCTGTGTCTGGGACTGGCGCACCCATTTCATCATGAATAAAGTGGCGCCCGACATTGAAAAATTAGACCATGTATTTAAATTAAAAACGGATGCAAAAAACTGGAAGGAGCGGCTGCTGGAGCATTATTTCATCAAAAACGCGCAATGCGCGCGCGATCAATACATGAAAGAAATTTATGCCAACCTCACGGTCAACATCAGCCATCTGGCCTCCACTTTGATTATGAGTTTGATTGGCGCCAAACGGCGGCAAATTGATAAATGTCGGTTTTATCTGGTGCTCTATGTGGCGATCAAGCATCTGCAAAAAAACACCGATATCCATTTGCACAGCAGCCTGTTGAATCCGGACGACTATGGCGGTTTGCCGCACGGCGTCAGCACCCGTTTCGAACAATTTATTTGTTTTGCGAAGCAAGCGGAACTGATCGCCGAACGGGATGGCTGCTATCACTTTTTACCCAAACTCTGCGAGGATTACGATTTCGACAGGATAAGGCTGGAAAATCCGATCGCCGTCTACAACAACGAAGCCGCGCCGCTACGCACGGTGCTCGAAGCCTTGCTAGCGTCCGATGCAGAAAGTCGCGGTATTGATCCCTACCGTTTGGCCGCCTGGCATTTCGAAGACGAACAGTTGAGCCTGGCTTATGAACGGCAAACTTATGCAGATCATAGTAACGGAAACATGAAGCATCAGGAAACGGCCACTGCCGATCCGTCGCCATTTTTTATCCAGCCGAGTGAGCCCAACGGCTTCGGTATCTTATTGATCCACGGTCTCTTGGCCAGCCCCGCCGAATTGCGGGAATACGGCCGTTATCTGGCCGACCAGGGTTATACGGTGCTGGGCATCCGGCTTAAAGGCCACGGCACCTCGCCCTATGCCCTTCGGGATGCCAGCTTAGAACAGTGGTTCGGAAGCGTGCAAAAAGGCTTTAATATCCTAAAGGTTTATTGTTCCAAATTGTTCGTGATCGGCTTTTCGACCGGCGGGGCACTGGCGCTGAAACTGGCAGCGGAAAAGCCTGCCGAAATGATCGGACTGGTCTGTATATCGGTGTCGATAAAATTCGTCAATCCAGCTTTCATGCTGGTGCCGCTACTGTATAACGCCAATGCATTGGTGCGCTGGGTTTCCTCGTTCGAAGGCGTCAAGCCTTTTATCGAGCATGCGCCCGAACATCCCGACATCAACTACTGGAATATGCCGGTCAGGGCTTTATACGAACTGCGCCGCCTGATTCATCAATTGGAATCGCTGTTGCCCAGTATTGCAACGCCGACGCTGGTGATGTATGCGGATCAGGATCCGGTGGTGTCGCCGCAAAGCGCCGAAATCGTTTTTAATAAACTCGGCACTACGCACAAGGAGTTGCACCCGATAAAATCCGCTAAGCACGGCATCTTAACGGAGAATATCGGAAATAGCTGGGCCGTGATCGATGGCTTTTTAAGTCAATATCGTCACAATCATGTCGACGAAGCGATAACGCCGCGATTTTAGCAACCGAATGTCATAGGCGGTTGATCAATTCGTAGGACAAACAGAGCTGATGCATGCACAGCAAAGCTCACACAGGCGCGACTTCTCTCGGTGCGCGTACTTGCACAGAGGATTCAATTGATAGTTATTTGTGACGCCGTTATTTCGTTCAAATAAGGCCTTTTAAAAATAGGCGTGGGTTCGCCGTTCAGCCTCGTCAATGCCGCCTCCAGTGCATGCCGGTCAAATGCAGGCAGCATCTGGCCATTGGCCTTTTCAATAAGCGTTAACGCCGCGGCGTAGCGCTGATCTTGCGTCATCGTTTCGCCTTCAAGGTCGGGATGCGCTTCGATGTAAAGCGTATCGTCAAGCCATCCGACCTTGATCGGCTGCTTGACGATATAAACCGGCGTTCCGACCGGCACCGATTGGTATAACGCCTCGATATCCTCCGGGTACATGCGAACGCAACCATGCGTAATCTGCATGCCGATGCCGTAGATTTTGTCGATGTCGGTGCCGTGGATCAGATAGCCGCCGGGAATGTCGAGATGCATCATGTAGGCCCCGAGCGGGTTGTGAGGTCCGGGCGGCACCACCGCCGGCAAAGGATCGCCGTTCGCCGCGTGTTCGCGGCGGATCGATTCCGGCGGGTGCCAGGCGGGATCTTTGACTTTTCTGACGATGCGGGTCTTGCCGAGCGGCGTTTTCCAGTCCTGCCGGCCGATGCCATGCGCATAAGAAATGACCTGAGGCGCTTTGCCTTTCTCAGCCGGCGGATAGTAATACATGCGGTATTCGGCGATATTCAGGGTGATGCCGTCGCGGGGCGTATCCGGCAGTATCCGCCGGTTCGCCAAACGAATGACTTCGTCCTTTTTGATATGCCAGCGATCGGTATCGGGATTCAAGCGCACGATTTCCGTTTGTCCCAAATTAAAGCGCCTGGCCACGTCGAGCAAGGTTTCGTTGTGTTCGGCGCGGGTTAACGAAAAACTGTCATCGAATTCGGTAATGACGCTATCGTTGCCGTTCGCCGGCAAGTCATAAGTCGTTGCCCAGGCTTTGCAATTCAGAGCGGATAACAAAGTCAAAAAAGCCAATGCGGCGGAAATTTTCATGAAGAATATTTTGGAACTCATGAGGGATTAAAAAGCAGGGAAAGACTATTTTCCGGAAAAGGAAAGCAGTGCCTGACGGCTATCGGAAATTTCGATAGAATGCCAATCAGTATATACTAATATTTAGATGTATGAAGCGAAAACGAAGGCGCTTGTTGCAAAAATAAAGCCTGCCCCGACCGGTTTAAAACATCCCCGCGAAGGGCTTGACCGAAACCCATTCCCCGGCCTTTACGTTCCCCCGCTCATGCTCCAGGATGATGAACGCATTCGCCCTGCTCATCGAACTTAACATCCCCGAGCCCTGTTGGCCTGTGCTGCGGACGGTCCATTCACCGTTTCGATCCTGCTCGATGATGCCGCGCTGCACTTCGGTGCGGCCCGGTTTTTTGCGTAGGTCTTCCAGAGTACGGGCCGGAAAGACCGGAGCGATCGGTTTGTCCTGCATGCCGAGCATTTTTTCGAGCGCAGGCAGGACCACGAAATAGAAGGTGACCAGCACCGCGACCGGATTGCCGGGCAGGCCGAAGAATACCGCATTGCCGATTTGGCCGAAGGCCAGGGGGCGACCGGGTTTGATCGCGACTTTCCAGAAGCCGATTTGCCCTGAGGCCTGCAAGGCGGTCTTGGTGTAATCGGCTTCGCCGGCCGAGACGCCGCCGCTCGAGATGATCACGTCGGCGAATCGGCCGGCTTGTTCGAACGCCTGCCGCAGCGCCTCGGGCTTGTCTTCGACGATGCCGAGGTTGATTACTTCGATGTCGGGCCGATCGAGCGCGGCCAGCAGGCTGTAGCGGTTGCTGTCATAGAGCCCCGCGGCGCCCGGAGGGCTTCCTATGCTGTAAATCTCGTCGCCGGTCGAGGCGATCGCGATCCTGAGCCTGCGGCTTACGTTGACCTCCGGGATGCCGAGCGAGGCGAGCAGGCCGATGTCGGGCGGCGTCAGCCATTTGCCGGGGTGCAGGATCGTCTGGCCTTGCCGGATGTCTTCGCCGGCTTGGCGCACGTTCTGGCCGGATTTATGGCGGCTGTCGATCACGATCGCATCGCCGCGGGCTTCGACCAGTTCCTGCATGATCACCGTGTCGAGTCCTTCCGGCATCATCGCGCCGGTCATGATACGCAGGCATTGGCCTGGCTTGATTGCACCGTTGAAGACTTCGCCGGCATAGGCCTTGCCGGCAATTTTTAAAGTCCGCGTGCCTTCTGCGGGCAAATCGCTTGAATGCACGGCGTAACCGTCCACCGCCGAATTGGTCTGCGCCGGCACATTGAAACCGGCGGTGACGGCTTCGGCCAGCGTGCGGCCGCGCGCTTTTTCGATAGCAAGGCGCTCGTAGCCGCCTGCGACCGGTACGGCGGCAAGGATGCGGGCCAGCGCTTCGTCGAGCGGAATCAGGCCGGGTTCGTCGATGTCGTGGCAAGTCGGTTGGGTCGTGATCATTTGCGTGTGCTGGGCCCTGTGATCGGGATGCCGTTGCTCAGGTAGCTTAAAAAATATTCGAGATTGCGGAGGACTTCGCTGTCTGCGGGCGGCGCTTCGGCCTTGATTTGGGCCAGGCATTCGCGAAAACGCCGGTGCAGCGTGCCCATCTCGCCCCATTTGAGCCGATAAGTCGGCCAGTTAGTGGTGTGGCCGAGCGAGGCGCTGAGGATTTCCGAACGGATGCGTTTGCCGGCATTCTGCACATGACAGGTCGCGCAGGCGAAATTCAGCTGGCCGCGCCGTGTGTAATAAAAATCCTTGCCTTGCCGATAGGCGGCCAGGGCGCGCGGGTCGTCTTCGGGGATGACGGTGGCCATCGTGTTGCCGCGCGAGGTGTAGGCCATGTAGGCTAAGAGTTGGGTGATCTCGCCTTTTTCGGCGTCCAGCGCCGGTTCACCGTTGCTTGCGCGGCAATCGTTCAAAGCCGTGGCGAGGATGACG
This window harbors:
- a CDS encoding helix-turn-helix domain-containing protein; the encoded protein is MNNRRPLHVDEFLYFQGGECESLFAVKSGSFRSFMVNSEGVEQTIGFYLPGELLGLDSLQYGRFTCSLIALETCSVCELPLSRLTSLCSEIPGLPFQMMRVLGKEIASDHDKILALGHRSARSRIAGFLLTLSGRYDALGFSATEFNLSMRRHDIANFLGLTNETVSRQFTDLNKHGVITVKRRGVLINDLNALRSIVETGSAAPC
- a CDS encoding alpha/beta fold hydrolase, producing the protein MNSPIYPEDWPDLDKALYLRSIKLFSAVKNLLSVKLELYADTKVLQGDIFLFNHFSRFETFIPQFLIYENTGTFSCAIASGEFFKEKNMLSNYLQHVGVYPHDHPRLFAMLAGQILRGRKVIIFPEGGMIKDHRVIDKTGEYNIYSRMTGHRRKLHTGAAVLGQGVEAIKVAIRHAFDEGRLERLLHWQEQLQFDNLNELLAAAHKPTVIVPANITFYPIRASENLLFKSVEQISGGLSLRQSEELLIESNILLKDTDMDIRMGKPVNPCCVWDWRTHFIMNKVAPDIEKLDHVFKLKTDAKNWKERLLEHYFIKNAQCARDQYMKEIYANLTVNISHLASTLIMSLIGAKRRQIDKCRFYLVLYVAIKHLQKNTDIHLHSSLLNPDDYGGLPHGVSTRFEQFICFAKQAELIAERDGCYHFLPKLCEDYDFDRIRLENPIAVYNNEAAPLRTVLEALLASDAESRGIDPYRLAAWHFEDEQLSLAYERQTYADHSNGNMKHQETATADPSPFFIQPSEPNGFGILLIHGLLASPAELREYGRYLADQGYTVLGIRLKGHGTSPYALRDASLEQWFGSVQKGFNILKVYCSKLFVIGFSTGGALALKLAAEKPAEMIGLVCISVSIKFVNPAFMLVPLLYNANALVRWVSSFEGVKPFIEHAPEHPDINYWNMPVRALYELRRLIHQLESLLPSIATPTLVMYADQDPVVSPQSAEIVFNKLGTTHKELHPIKSAKHGILTENIGNSWAVIDGFLSQYRHNHVDEAITPRF
- a CDS encoding L,D-transpeptidase family protein; this encodes MSSKIFFMKISAALAFLTLLSALNCKAWATTYDLPANGNDSVITEFDDSFSLTRAEHNETLLDVARRFNLGQTEIVRLNPDTDRWHIKKDEVIRLANRRILPDTPRDGITLNIAEYRMYYYPPAEKGKAPQVISYAHGIGRQDWKTPLGKTRIVRKVKDPAWHPPESIRREHAANGDPLPAVVPPGPHNPLGAYMMHLDIPGGYLIHGTDIDKIYGIGMQITHGCVRMYPEDIEALYQSVPVGTPVYIVKQPIKVGWLDDTLYIEAHPDLEGETMTQDQRYAAALTLIEKANGQMLPAFDRHALEAALTRLNGEPTPIFKRPYLNEITASQITIN
- the glp gene encoding gephyrin-like molybdotransferase Glp, with the protein product MITTQPTCHDIDEPGLIPLDEALARILAAVPVAGGYERLAIEKARGRTLAEAVTAGFNVPAQTNSAVDGYAVHSSDLPAEGTRTLKIAGKAYAGEVFNGAIKPGQCLRIMTGAMMPEGLDTVIMQELVEARGDAIVIDSRHKSGQNVRQAGEDIRQGQTILHPGKWLTPPDIGLLASLGIPEVNVSRRLRIAIASTGDEIYSIGSPPGAAGLYDSNRYSLLAALDRPDIEVINLGIVEDKPEALRQAFEQAGRFADVIISSGGVSAGEADYTKTALQASGQIGFWKVAIKPGRPLAFGQIGNAVFFGLPGNPVAVLVTFYFVVLPALEKMLGMQDKPIAPVFPARTLEDLRKKPGRTEVQRGIIEQDRNGEWTVRSTGQQGSGMLSSMSRANAFIILEHERGNVKAGEWVSVKPFAGMF
- the soxA gene encoding sulfur oxidation c-type cytochrome SoxA; this translates as MSSIKVCVWHLAPLLFIAHPVQANPQQDQQQFRDHYRQLFPQLQLSDYANGAYAIDPVARESWRAIEEFPPYEAAIEQGEKLFNTPFPQTGRHYADCFPDKGIGIAHRYPAWDKSKGEVVILATALNDCRASNGEPALDAEKGEITQLLAYMAYTSRGNTMATVIPEDDPRALAAYRQGKDFYYTRRGQLNFACATCHVQNAGKRIRSEILSASLGHTTNWPTYRLKWGEMGTLHRRFRECLAQIKAEAPPADSEVLRNLEYFLSYLSNGIPITGPSTRK